The genomic stretch AATACTTCAAGACGCGGAAGACATGGTCTATTTATCGGCTGTGATGGAAATTTTCAAGGACTATTTGCCAGTGATATAGAGATAAAGAATTTGAGTAAAACCCAGGGAGCGCTCTGTAGAAATACGTTCAGAAGAATGACCTTGGGGAACTAGGCTACGTGTACTCAGGCTTTGGTTCAGATCATAAGATAACCTGGATGGCGGGGCGTGAAGATGGGCAAAAAGACCTATAAGAATGCAGAGGGTCTGACAAAATACAGGCATCTACGCAAGCGGCAGATAGAGTATCAAGATATCATGAACTGAAATATATGGCCTTCTCACAACAGATCCTCAATCTCCTCCCGCTCAATCCCGGCCTGCTTGAGGATCTCCAGGAGCGTGCCGGTCGGGACGTCCCGCCCGTGCACCGGGACGACGGCCCGGCGCTTCGTCTCCGGGTGATAGAAGAGGTGATGACTTCCCTTCACCCGGTTCAGCACAAACCCCTTCCGTCTCCAGAATCTTGATGACGTTCCGGGGCGTGAGTGCCGGAAGTTCAGGTATGGGCTTTGACGGTGAGGGTATATTCCAGGAGCCCTTCCTCGGTGGGAATCTCCTCGCCTTTCTCCCGGAGCTCTTCAATATAAATCTCAACAGCCTCCCGTGCCATCGCTATCGCCTCGTCAACGGTCTCCCCATAGGTGACACAGCCGGGAAGGCTCGGCACAATAACAGTATACCCGCCTTCCCGCTCCTTCCTGAGGAAGATTTGGTAATTCAGGCTTCTCATCATATTATACTCGGCTCGTGAATGGTACAGGCCCCGATGGGGTATAATGGGCGTCTGTGCCTGTCCCCATAGGGGGACCATCCTTTTTTGGGTCGACGAAAAAGCATATGAAGAATCGAAACAAGCAGGTTGTATGGCAAAGAACCAGCGTGCGGACGTTAAGAACCCCAACAACCCCTCACACAAAGCAGCAGCGGACAACAGGGCGAATCAGCTCAACCCGGACAACACGGTCATGAAGTCCGGCAGATCTAAGAAGTGATTACCTGAAAAACGTCCTGCCTTTCTCCAGGATGTGCGGCTTGCCCACATCAGGCCGGGCCTTTACTCCATAGCGGAGCAATCCGCAGATCTCCGAACCCTTTATCACCTCCCGCTCCAACATCTACTCAAAGTTGAAAGTCACCTATGCCTGACGATCTCATAGCAATCGTGGAAGAGTCCGAGGACGTGAACAGCGCTCTCATCTCCCGGGTGCGCCTGGAGATACTCTGGGCGCTCTCCGAGCTCGGCGAGGACGGGGCCACCGCACGGCAGCTCAAGGCCGGGCTGAACCTGAGCGACGGCGTGCTCTACGCTAACCTCAAGAAACTTGTCGAGATGGGATACCTCCGCTCCGAGAAGGTGACGCTCGAAGGGAAGGAACTGGAGCTCTACGCCATCACCCCGGAAGGACTCGCCGAGTGGCGGCGTGTCCGGGGCTGGCTCTGCAAACTCCTGGGCTGCGAGGGTGATACCTGTGAACGATAGAAGCAAAGTCATTGCCTGCTTCCGGGAAGCGGGATTCCGGATGAATACGGATCTGTTCGAGCACCGGCTCATCGCCCAGAAGCTCGTCTACCTGCTGAGGCTGAAGGGCGTCGAACTTGCGTATCCATTCCGCCTCTACGTCCGGGGGCCATATTCACCGCTCCTTGCACGGGAGTACTACCAGCATGCCGACGAGTTTTCCCGGTGCGAGACGGAGAGCATGCTCTCTCCCGCCGAGGCGGATGCCGTTGCCGGACTCACCGGCCTCTTCGATAAAAGCCCGTCCCTGCTTGAGATCGGAGCGACCTACGGGTACCTGGCCTACGAGATGCGCCAGCCGCCGGAGCAGGCATACCGGATGGTCCGGAGAATGAAGTCCTTCTACTCAAATGAGCAGATCGTCAAGGGCGTCAACCGGGCGAAGCAGTACCTCTTCGTTCCCACCGACGAAGAGAAGGCGGCGCTCGACGCCGAACTGCAGGAGTGGCAGCGGGCCGGTATCCGGTCGATGAGGCATTAGGATGGGCCGGAGCAGGGGTGATATCTGGTTCGTCGATCTCACCGACGCACGGGGGCACGAGCAGAGCGGGCTCCGGCCTGCCGTGGTGCTCGCCGTCTCTCACGGGGGGATGACAATCGTGGTCCCGCTCACGACGACTCCGGCGGCGTTCGGGTTCCCGCACACCTACGGCGTCGAGAAGAGTTCACAGAACGGGCTTACGGTAAATAGTGCGGCGCTGGTCTTCCAGATTGTTGCCCTCTCAGAGGACCGTTTCGTCCGAAAGATCGGAGAGTGCTCGGTCGAAGATATGGAAGCAATAAGCGTTCTGTTGAAGGACCTGTTATTGCTGGAATAACTGCCAGACAACCTTGTTCCGGGAACGCTGAACAGTGTTCTCAAACAGGCAGGGCTGAAAGGGAGGGATGAATAATGTATCGATTTCTTGTCATCGTCGAGCAGACCGACGGCAACTACTCGGCATACTCCCCGGATCTCCCGGGGTGCGTGGCCACCGGGGCAACTCGTGAGGAAGTGGAAGAGCGGATGCACGAGGCGATCGAATTCCACATCGAAGGGCTCCGGGAGGACGGGCTCCCGATTCCGCCGTCACGGTCCTCAGCTATCTACGTAGCGGTCGGTAGAGGGTGAGCCTCCTCGATCACCGGTTCCTTCTTTTACAGAATCCAGATGACGTCCAGGGCTGTGAGTGCCGGAAGTTCAGGCATGGGCTTCAACGGTGAGGGTGTATTCCAGGAGCCCTTCTTC from Methanoculleus chikugoensis encodes the following:
- a CDS encoding type II toxin-antitoxin system HicA family toxin, which produces MLNRVKGSHHLFYHPETKRRAVVPVHGRDVPTGTLLEILKQAGIEREEIEDLL
- a CDS encoding type II toxin-antitoxin system HicB family antitoxin, producing the protein MMRSLNYQIFLRKEREGGYTVIVPSLPGCVTYGETVDEAIAMAREAVEIYIEELREKGEEIPTEEGLLEYTLTVKAHT
- a CDS encoding transcriptional regulator, which translates into the protein MPDDLIAIVEESEDVNSALISRVRLEILWALSELGEDGATARQLKAGLNLSDGVLYANLKKLVEMGYLRSEKVTLEGKELELYAITPEGLAEWRRVRGWLCKLLGCEGDTCER
- a CDS encoding type II toxin-antitoxin system PemK/MazF family toxin, which gives rise to MGRSRGDIWFVDLTDARGHEQSGLRPAVVLAVSHGGMTIVVPLTTTPAAFGFPHTYGVEKSSQNGLTVNSAALVFQIVALSEDRFVRKIGECSVEDMEAISVLLKDLLLLE
- a CDS encoding type II toxin-antitoxin system HicB family antitoxin produces the protein MYRFLVIVEQTDGNYSAYSPDLPGCVATGATREEVEERMHEAIEFHIEGLREDGLPIPPSRSSAIYVAVGRG